Proteins encoded in a region of the Ziziphus jujuba cultivar Dongzao chromosome 3, ASM3175591v1 genome:
- the LOC107422217 gene encoding fanconi-associated nuclease 1 homolog isoform X2 — translation MLRGRESLIRLVGKRRRFLPHRQAFLSAPFQSSLNFRGDGDGEVGNNGKMESLEGGGGEHEGEEDSVEVSCPVCGNKVSGNNTAINSHIDVCLLRGTKRKLTQRTLLEMKFSQKSKVQIHTPVLEPLGNSLFDNIVQDSIHRLSDCGASVEVNGSNLCGSVLNSKSVTETDIDGRSKNTVNSDRTDINVDAPSLLLKNEVPECDFAMSMDDISGTILETFIVGRRFSNEKELNPGENIILVRDPHNAKDPNAIEVISSDTGYSKVLGFLPRELARYLSPLIDKCCLRFEGQVTSVPECSFDIVPIQVSCRKIVLNGNKENNSINFFRYLWNNALQVIESAKKSSTSTTKYQQNFCVFVQEVLRNNSHLFADDEKDFMESFNSLSDDSQRLFIRLYTRKGPWFRMSSISYPEILDPQKAVEELSEKGYTCSFEVKTKPHDDDLSRIVNLLTVAELREIMCTLKKIGSIMTISQLYTNSGTMSGVIASCANLLRQAWLYDLELQFWHEKAGSYCVSTFYIQRWILAIEVAQMIDESLDENNNELVLRCIKIAQSHISSTPMKITESSISKSVVSFHFSFSASWVYSKVILLGISFFERERRYNDAIYLLKQLLECFTCNGRRGYWMLRLSVDLEHIGCHDESLSVAENGLLDPWVRAGSRMALQRRVLRLGKPPRRWKIPDFAKSVKRKINEVHVLGRPLNSETGTKSRFYGEDGEQCGVEELALQYYAGEGGGWKGVHTESGIWLTIFGLLMWDVMFCDVPNVFRTRFQTAPLDLETDSFYLVRKDQIESHLKKIHDGMAEEILITSWQSHQGTACRGVNWDRVTLSDLRAAVGCIGGPCLALFCRHLAQDYRSWSSGMPDLLLWRFHDEYRAEAKLVEVKGPRDRLSEQQRAWLLLLMDCGFNTEVCKVSPEPTP, via the exons ATGTGTGCCTACTGAGAGGAACCAAGCGGAAATTGACCCAACGCACACTTCTTGAAATGAAGTTCTCCCAAAAGTCAAAAGTTCAAATTCATACACCTGTCTTGGAGCCGTTAGGAAATAGTTTATTTGATAATATTGTACAGGATTCCATTCATCGATTGAGTGATTGTGGTGCTTCAGTTGAAGTAAATGGAAGCAATTTGTGTGGGTCAGTGTTGAACTCAAAGTCTGTGACGGAAACTGACATAGATGGTCGATCTAAAAACACAGTCAATTCTGACAGGACTGACATCAATGTTGATGCCCCTTCATTATTGTTAAAGAATGAGGTGCCTGAATGTGATTTTGCCATGTCTATGGATGACATTTCTGGCACGATTCTTGAAACTTTTATTGTAGGTCGTAGGTTTAGTAATGAGAAAGAGCTAAATCCTGGGGAAAATATTATTCTTGTAAGAGATCCTCATAATGCTAAGGATCCCAATGCTATTGAG GTTATTTCTTCAGATACTGGATATTCTAAAGTGCTTGGTTTTCTTCCTCGTGAGTTAGCTCGATATTTATCTCCTTTAATTGACAAGTGCTGCCTAAGATTTGag GGACAGGTTACTTCTGTTCCAGAGTGTTCATTTGATATTGTTCCGATTCAAGTTAGCTGTCGTAAAATTGTACTAAATGGCAATAAAGAAAACAATAGCATTAATTTTTTCAGATATTTATGGAATAATGCTCTGCAAGTAATTGAATCCGCAAAGAAAAGTTCAACTAGTACAACAAAATATCAGCAGAACTTCTGTGTCTTTGTACAAGAAGTTTTAAGAAATAATTCTCACCTTTTTGCAGACGATGAAAAAGATTTTATGG AATCATTCAATTCTTTGTCAGATGATAGTCAGAGGCTTTTTATTCGTCTTTATACACGTAAAG GGCCATGGTTTCGGATGTCAAGTATTTCCTACCCAGAAATATTGGATCCTCAAAAGGCAGTGGAAGAGCTCTCTG AAAAGGGTTACACATGTTCCTTTGAAGTTAAAACCAAGCCACATGATGATGATTTGAGTAGGATTGTGAATTTGCTGACTGTAGCTGAACTACGTGAAATTATGTGCACACTTAAGAAG ATCGGCAGCATCATGACCATCAGTCAGTTGTACACAAATTCTGGAACTATGTCTGGGGTTATAGCTAGTTGTGCAAACCTTTTACGTCAGGCTTGGTTGTATGATCTTG AATTGCAGTTTTGGCACGAGAAAGCAGGATCTTATTGCGTCTCTACTTTCTATATACAAAGATGGATTCTG GCCATTGAAGTGGCTCAAATGATTGATGAATCCCTTGATGAAAACAACAATGAATTGGTGTTGAGATGCATAAAGATAGCTCAGTCCCATATATCCAGCACACCTATGAAAATAACTGAATCGTCAATCTCCAAATCAGtggtttcatttcatttttctttttctgcatCGTGGGTCTACTCAAAAGTCATTTTGTTAGGAATTTCCTTTTTCGAGCGTGAACGTAG GTATAATGATGCAATATATTTATTGAAGCAGCTGCTAGAGTGTTTCACTTGTAATGGTAGAAGAGGATATTGGATGCTGAGGTTGTCAGTTGACTTGGAGCATATAGGCTGTCATGATGAGAGCCTTTCTGTTGCTGAAAATGGATTACTGGACCCCTGGGTACGTGCTGGTTCAAGAATGGCATTGCAGAGGCGGGTCCTTCGATTAGGTAAACCACCAAGGCGCTGGAAAATTCCTGATTTTGCAAAGTCTGTCAAGAGGAAGATTAATGAG GTTCATGTTCTCGGGAGACCTTTGAATTCAGAGACAGGTACAAAGAGCAGATTCTATGGAGAAGATGGGGAACAATGTGGGGTGGAGGAGCTTGCACTACAGTATTATGCTGGGGAAGGAGGTGGATGGAAGGGTGTGCATACAGAGTCTGGCATTTGGCTGACTATTTTTGGGCTTCTTATGTGGGATGTAATGTTTTGTGATGTGCCAAACGTCTTCCGTACCAGGTTTcag ACTGCTCCTTTGGACTTGGAGACTGATAGCTTTTATCTGGTCCGAAAGGACCAAATAGAATCTCACCTTAAGAAAATTCATGATGGAATGGCTGAGGAGATTCTCATCACATCATGGCAATCACATCAGGGAACAGCTTGTAGAGGAGTAAACTGGGACAGGGTTACCCTCTCTGACCTCCGAGCTGCTGTTGGATGCATTGGTGGACCATGTTTGGCCTTATTCTGCCGACATCTTGCACAAGATTACCGGAGCTGGTCAAGTGGAATGCCAGATTTGTTGCTATGGCGATTCCATGATGAATACCGAGCTGAAGCCAAGCTTGTTGAAGTTAAAGGCCCCAGGGATCGACTTTCCGAACAGCAAAGAGCATGGCTACTGCTTCTAATGGATTGTGGGTTCAATACAGAGGTATGTAAAGTGAGCCCTGAACCAACACCTTGA
- the LOC107422217 gene encoding fanconi-associated nuclease 1 homolog isoform X3, with translation MLRGRESLIRLVGKRRRFLPHRQAFLSAPFQSSLNFRGDGDGEVGNNGKMESLEGGGGEHEGEEDSVEVSCPVCGNKVSGNNTAINSHIDVCLLRGTKRKLTQRTLLEMKFSQKSKVQIHTPVLEPLGNSLFDNIVQDSIHRLSDCGASVEVNGSNLCGSVLNSKSVTETDIDGRSKNTVNSDRTDINVDAPSLLLKNEVPECDFAMSMDDISGTILETFIVGRRFSNEKELNPGENIILVRDPHNAKDPNAIEVISSDTGYSKVLGFLPRELARYLSPLIDKCCLRFEGQVTSVPECSFDIVPIQVSCRKIVLNGNKENNSINFFRYLWNNALQVIESAKKSSTSTTKYQQNFCVFVQEVLRNNSHLFADDEKDFMESFNSLSDDSQRLFIRLYTRKGPWFRMSSISYPEILDPQKAVEELSEKGYTCSFEVKTKPHDDDLSRIVNLLTVAELREIMCTLKKNCSFGTRKQDLIASLLSIYKDGFCSRLPGMILDKTCGCISISSKAEALFWRAEAIEVAQMIDESLDENNNELVLRCIKIAQSHISSTPMKITESSISKSVVSFHFSFSASWVYSKVILLGISFFERERRYNDAIYLLKQLLECFTCNGRRGYWMLRLSVDLEHIGCHDESLSVAENGLLDPWVRAGSRMALQRRVLRLGKPPRRWKIPDFAKSVKRKINEVHVLGRPLNSETGTKSRFYGEDGEQCGVEELALQYYAGEGGGWKGVHTESGIWLTIFGLLMWDVMFCDVPNVFRTRFQTAPLDLETDSFYLVRKDQIESHLKKIHDGMAEEILITSWQSHQGTACRGVNWDRVTLSDLRAAVGCIGGPCLALFCRHLAQDYRSWSSGMPDLLLWRFHDEYRAEAKLVEVKGPRDRLSEQQRAWLLLLMDCGFNTEVCKVSPEPTP, from the exons ATGTGTGCCTACTGAGAGGAACCAAGCGGAAATTGACCCAACGCACACTTCTTGAAATGAAGTTCTCCCAAAAGTCAAAAGTTCAAATTCATACACCTGTCTTGGAGCCGTTAGGAAATAGTTTATTTGATAATATTGTACAGGATTCCATTCATCGATTGAGTGATTGTGGTGCTTCAGTTGAAGTAAATGGAAGCAATTTGTGTGGGTCAGTGTTGAACTCAAAGTCTGTGACGGAAACTGACATAGATGGTCGATCTAAAAACACAGTCAATTCTGACAGGACTGACATCAATGTTGATGCCCCTTCATTATTGTTAAAGAATGAGGTGCCTGAATGTGATTTTGCCATGTCTATGGATGACATTTCTGGCACGATTCTTGAAACTTTTATTGTAGGTCGTAGGTTTAGTAATGAGAAAGAGCTAAATCCTGGGGAAAATATTATTCTTGTAAGAGATCCTCATAATGCTAAGGATCCCAATGCTATTGAG GTTATTTCTTCAGATACTGGATATTCTAAAGTGCTTGGTTTTCTTCCTCGTGAGTTAGCTCGATATTTATCTCCTTTAATTGACAAGTGCTGCCTAAGATTTGag GGACAGGTTACTTCTGTTCCAGAGTGTTCATTTGATATTGTTCCGATTCAAGTTAGCTGTCGTAAAATTGTACTAAATGGCAATAAAGAAAACAATAGCATTAATTTTTTCAGATATTTATGGAATAATGCTCTGCAAGTAATTGAATCCGCAAAGAAAAGTTCAACTAGTACAACAAAATATCAGCAGAACTTCTGTGTCTTTGTACAAGAAGTTTTAAGAAATAATTCTCACCTTTTTGCAGACGATGAAAAAGATTTTATGG AATCATTCAATTCTTTGTCAGATGATAGTCAGAGGCTTTTTATTCGTCTTTATACACGTAAAG GGCCATGGTTTCGGATGTCAAGTATTTCCTACCCAGAAATATTGGATCCTCAAAAGGCAGTGGAAGAGCTCTCTG AAAAGGGTTACACATGTTCCTTTGAAGTTAAAACCAAGCCACATGATGATGATTTGAGTAGGATTGTGAATTTGCTGACTGTAGCTGAACTACGTGAAATTATGTGCACACTTAAGAAG AATTGCAGTTTTGGCACGAGAAAGCAGGATCTTATTGCGTCTCTACTTTCTATATACAAAGATGGATTCTG CTCTCGACTACCTGGTATGATTTTGGATAAAACATGTGGTTGTATTTCCATATCTTCAAAAGCTGAAGCCCTTTTCTGGCGTGCTGAG GCCATTGAAGTGGCTCAAATGATTGATGAATCCCTTGATGAAAACAACAATGAATTGGTGTTGAGATGCATAAAGATAGCTCAGTCCCATATATCCAGCACACCTATGAAAATAACTGAATCGTCAATCTCCAAATCAGtggtttcatttcatttttctttttctgcatCGTGGGTCTACTCAAAAGTCATTTTGTTAGGAATTTCCTTTTTCGAGCGTGAACGTAG GTATAATGATGCAATATATTTATTGAAGCAGCTGCTAGAGTGTTTCACTTGTAATGGTAGAAGAGGATATTGGATGCTGAGGTTGTCAGTTGACTTGGAGCATATAGGCTGTCATGATGAGAGCCTTTCTGTTGCTGAAAATGGATTACTGGACCCCTGGGTACGTGCTGGTTCAAGAATGGCATTGCAGAGGCGGGTCCTTCGATTAGGTAAACCACCAAGGCGCTGGAAAATTCCTGATTTTGCAAAGTCTGTCAAGAGGAAGATTAATGAG GTTCATGTTCTCGGGAGACCTTTGAATTCAGAGACAGGTACAAAGAGCAGATTCTATGGAGAAGATGGGGAACAATGTGGGGTGGAGGAGCTTGCACTACAGTATTATGCTGGGGAAGGAGGTGGATGGAAGGGTGTGCATACAGAGTCTGGCATTTGGCTGACTATTTTTGGGCTTCTTATGTGGGATGTAATGTTTTGTGATGTGCCAAACGTCTTCCGTACCAGGTTTcag ACTGCTCCTTTGGACTTGGAGACTGATAGCTTTTATCTGGTCCGAAAGGACCAAATAGAATCTCACCTTAAGAAAATTCATGATGGAATGGCTGAGGAGATTCTCATCACATCATGGCAATCACATCAGGGAACAGCTTGTAGAGGAGTAAACTGGGACAGGGTTACCCTCTCTGACCTCCGAGCTGCTGTTGGATGCATTGGTGGACCATGTTTGGCCTTATTCTGCCGACATCTTGCACAAGATTACCGGAGCTGGTCAAGTGGAATGCCAGATTTGTTGCTATGGCGATTCCATGATGAATACCGAGCTGAAGCCAAGCTTGTTGAAGTTAAAGGCCCCAGGGATCGACTTTCCGAACAGCAAAGAGCATGGCTACTGCTTCTAATGGATTGTGGGTTCAATACAGAGGTATGTAAAGTGAGCCCTGAACCAACACCTTGA
- the LOC107422217 gene encoding fanconi-associated nuclease 1 homolog isoform X1 codes for MLRGRESLIRLVGKRRRFLPHRQAFLSAPFQSSLNFRGDGDGEVGNNGKMESLEGGGGEHEGEEDSVEVSCPVCGNKVSGNNTAINSHIDVCLLRGTKRKLTQRTLLEMKFSQKSKVQIHTPVLEPLGNSLFDNIVQDSIHRLSDCGASVEVNGSNLCGSVLNSKSVTETDIDGRSKNTVNSDRTDINVDAPSLLLKNEVPECDFAMSMDDISGTILETFIVGRRFSNEKELNPGENIILVRDPHNAKDPNAIEVISSDTGYSKVLGFLPRELARYLSPLIDKCCLRFEGQVTSVPECSFDIVPIQVSCRKIVLNGNKENNSINFFRYLWNNALQVIESAKKSSTSTTKYQQNFCVFVQEVLRNNSHLFADDEKDFMESFNSLSDDSQRLFIRLYTRKGPWFRMSSISYPEILDPQKAVEELSEKGYTCSFEVKTKPHDDDLSRIVNLLTVAELREIMCTLKKNCSFGTRKQDLIASLLSIYKDGFCSRLPGMILDKTCGCISISSKAEALFWRAERLFFLNGEQDLSAFLLVDLGIVKYPTYNCIITEQIFLGCDDLLAYEEAIEVAQMIDESLDENNNELVLRCIKIAQSHISSTPMKITESSISKSVVSFHFSFSASWVYSKVILLGISFFERERRYNDAIYLLKQLLECFTCNGRRGYWMLRLSVDLEHIGCHDESLSVAENGLLDPWVRAGSRMALQRRVLRLGKPPRRWKIPDFAKSVKRKINEVHVLGRPLNSETGTKSRFYGEDGEQCGVEELALQYYAGEGGGWKGVHTESGIWLTIFGLLMWDVMFCDVPNVFRTRFQTAPLDLETDSFYLVRKDQIESHLKKIHDGMAEEILITSWQSHQGTACRGVNWDRVTLSDLRAAVGCIGGPCLALFCRHLAQDYRSWSSGMPDLLLWRFHDEYRAEAKLVEVKGPRDRLSEQQRAWLLLLMDCGFNTEVCKVSPEPTP; via the exons ATGTGTGCCTACTGAGAGGAACCAAGCGGAAATTGACCCAACGCACACTTCTTGAAATGAAGTTCTCCCAAAAGTCAAAAGTTCAAATTCATACACCTGTCTTGGAGCCGTTAGGAAATAGTTTATTTGATAATATTGTACAGGATTCCATTCATCGATTGAGTGATTGTGGTGCTTCAGTTGAAGTAAATGGAAGCAATTTGTGTGGGTCAGTGTTGAACTCAAAGTCTGTGACGGAAACTGACATAGATGGTCGATCTAAAAACACAGTCAATTCTGACAGGACTGACATCAATGTTGATGCCCCTTCATTATTGTTAAAGAATGAGGTGCCTGAATGTGATTTTGCCATGTCTATGGATGACATTTCTGGCACGATTCTTGAAACTTTTATTGTAGGTCGTAGGTTTAGTAATGAGAAAGAGCTAAATCCTGGGGAAAATATTATTCTTGTAAGAGATCCTCATAATGCTAAGGATCCCAATGCTATTGAG GTTATTTCTTCAGATACTGGATATTCTAAAGTGCTTGGTTTTCTTCCTCGTGAGTTAGCTCGATATTTATCTCCTTTAATTGACAAGTGCTGCCTAAGATTTGag GGACAGGTTACTTCTGTTCCAGAGTGTTCATTTGATATTGTTCCGATTCAAGTTAGCTGTCGTAAAATTGTACTAAATGGCAATAAAGAAAACAATAGCATTAATTTTTTCAGATATTTATGGAATAATGCTCTGCAAGTAATTGAATCCGCAAAGAAAAGTTCAACTAGTACAACAAAATATCAGCAGAACTTCTGTGTCTTTGTACAAGAAGTTTTAAGAAATAATTCTCACCTTTTTGCAGACGATGAAAAAGATTTTATGG AATCATTCAATTCTTTGTCAGATGATAGTCAGAGGCTTTTTATTCGTCTTTATACACGTAAAG GGCCATGGTTTCGGATGTCAAGTATTTCCTACCCAGAAATATTGGATCCTCAAAAGGCAGTGGAAGAGCTCTCTG AAAAGGGTTACACATGTTCCTTTGAAGTTAAAACCAAGCCACATGATGATGATTTGAGTAGGATTGTGAATTTGCTGACTGTAGCTGAACTACGTGAAATTATGTGCACACTTAAGAAG AATTGCAGTTTTGGCACGAGAAAGCAGGATCTTATTGCGTCTCTACTTTCTATATACAAAGATGGATTCTG CTCTCGACTACCTGGTATGATTTTGGATAAAACATGTGGTTGTATTTCCATATCTTCAAAAGCTGAAGCCCTTTTCTGGCGTGCTGAG AGGCTTTTCTTTCTAAATGGAGAGCAGGATCTGTCAGCATTTTTGTTAGTTGATTTGGGCATAGTCAAGTACCCAACTTACAATTGCATAATTACAGAACAGATTTTCTTGGGTTGTGATGACCTGCTTGCTTATGAAGAG GCCATTGAAGTGGCTCAAATGATTGATGAATCCCTTGATGAAAACAACAATGAATTGGTGTTGAGATGCATAAAGATAGCTCAGTCCCATATATCCAGCACACCTATGAAAATAACTGAATCGTCAATCTCCAAATCAGtggtttcatttcatttttctttttctgcatCGTGGGTCTACTCAAAAGTCATTTTGTTAGGAATTTCCTTTTTCGAGCGTGAACGTAG GTATAATGATGCAATATATTTATTGAAGCAGCTGCTAGAGTGTTTCACTTGTAATGGTAGAAGAGGATATTGGATGCTGAGGTTGTCAGTTGACTTGGAGCATATAGGCTGTCATGATGAGAGCCTTTCTGTTGCTGAAAATGGATTACTGGACCCCTGGGTACGTGCTGGTTCAAGAATGGCATTGCAGAGGCGGGTCCTTCGATTAGGTAAACCACCAAGGCGCTGGAAAATTCCTGATTTTGCAAAGTCTGTCAAGAGGAAGATTAATGAG GTTCATGTTCTCGGGAGACCTTTGAATTCAGAGACAGGTACAAAGAGCAGATTCTATGGAGAAGATGGGGAACAATGTGGGGTGGAGGAGCTTGCACTACAGTATTATGCTGGGGAAGGAGGTGGATGGAAGGGTGTGCATACAGAGTCTGGCATTTGGCTGACTATTTTTGGGCTTCTTATGTGGGATGTAATGTTTTGTGATGTGCCAAACGTCTTCCGTACCAGGTTTcag ACTGCTCCTTTGGACTTGGAGACTGATAGCTTTTATCTGGTCCGAAAGGACCAAATAGAATCTCACCTTAAGAAAATTCATGATGGAATGGCTGAGGAGATTCTCATCACATCATGGCAATCACATCAGGGAACAGCTTGTAGAGGAGTAAACTGGGACAGGGTTACCCTCTCTGACCTCCGAGCTGCTGTTGGATGCATTGGTGGACCATGTTTGGCCTTATTCTGCCGACATCTTGCACAAGATTACCGGAGCTGGTCAAGTGGAATGCCAGATTTGTTGCTATGGCGATTCCATGATGAATACCGAGCTGAAGCCAAGCTTGTTGAAGTTAAAGGCCCCAGGGATCGACTTTCCGAACAGCAAAGAGCATGGCTACTGCTTCTAATGGATTGTGGGTTCAATACAGAGGTATGTAAAGTGAGCCCTGAACCAACACCTTGA
- the LOC107422217 gene encoding fanconi-associated nuclease 1 homolog isoform X4, which produces MLRGRESLIRLVGKRRRFLPHRQAFLSAPFQSSLNFRGDGDGEVGNNGKMESLEGGGGEHEGEEDSVEVSCPVCGNKVSGNNTAINSHIDVCLLRGTKRKLTQRTLLEMKFSQKSKVQIHTPVLEPLGNSLFDNIVQDSIHRLSDCGASVEVNGSNLCGSVLNSKSVTETDIDGRSKNTVNSDRTDINVDAPSLLLKNEVISSDTGYSKVLGFLPRELARYLSPLIDKCCLRFEGQVTSVPECSFDIVPIQVSCRKIVLNGNKENNSINFFRYLWNNALQVIESAKKSSTSTTKYQQNFCVFVQEVLRNNSHLFADDEKDFMESFNSLSDDSQRLFIRLYTRKGPWFRMSSISYPEILDPQKAVEELSEKGYTCSFEVKTKPHDDDLSRIVNLLTVAELREIMCTLKKNCSFGTRKQDLIASLLSIYKDGFCSRLPGMILDKTCGCISISSKAEALFWRAERLFFLNGEQDLSAFLLVDLGIVKYPTYNCIITEQIFLGCDDLLAYEEAIEVAQMIDESLDENNNELVLRCIKIAQSHISSTPMKITESSISKSVVSFHFSFSASWVYSKVILLGISFFERERRYNDAIYLLKQLLECFTCNGRRGYWMLRLSVDLEHIGCHDESLSVAENGLLDPWVRAGSRMALQRRVLRLGKPPRRWKIPDFAKSVKRKINEVHVLGRPLNSETGTKSRFYGEDGEQCGVEELALQYYAGEGGGWKGVHTESGIWLTIFGLLMWDVMFCDVPNVFRTRFQTAPLDLETDSFYLVRKDQIESHLKKIHDGMAEEILITSWQSHQGTACRGVNWDRVTLSDLRAAVGCIGGPCLALFCRHLAQDYRSWSSGMPDLLLWRFHDEYRAEAKLVEVKGPRDRLSEQQRAWLLLLMDCGFNTEVCKVSPEPTP; this is translated from the exons ATGTGTGCCTACTGAGAGGAACCAAGCGGAAATTGACCCAACGCACACTTCTTGAAATGAAGTTCTCCCAAAAGTCAAAAGTTCAAATTCATACACCTGTCTTGGAGCCGTTAGGAAATAGTTTATTTGATAATATTGTACAGGATTCCATTCATCGATTGAGTGATTGTGGTGCTTCAGTTGAAGTAAATGGAAGCAATTTGTGTGGGTCAGTGTTGAACTCAAAGTCTGTGACGGAAACTGACATAGATGGTCGATCTAAAAACACAGTCAATTCTGACAGGACTGACATCAATGTTGATGCCCCTTCATTATTGTTAAAGAATGAG GTTATTTCTTCAGATACTGGATATTCTAAAGTGCTTGGTTTTCTTCCTCGTGAGTTAGCTCGATATTTATCTCCTTTAATTGACAAGTGCTGCCTAAGATTTGag GGACAGGTTACTTCTGTTCCAGAGTGTTCATTTGATATTGTTCCGATTCAAGTTAGCTGTCGTAAAATTGTACTAAATGGCAATAAAGAAAACAATAGCATTAATTTTTTCAGATATTTATGGAATAATGCTCTGCAAGTAATTGAATCCGCAAAGAAAAGTTCAACTAGTACAACAAAATATCAGCAGAACTTCTGTGTCTTTGTACAAGAAGTTTTAAGAAATAATTCTCACCTTTTTGCAGACGATGAAAAAGATTTTATGG AATCATTCAATTCTTTGTCAGATGATAGTCAGAGGCTTTTTATTCGTCTTTATACACGTAAAG GGCCATGGTTTCGGATGTCAAGTATTTCCTACCCAGAAATATTGGATCCTCAAAAGGCAGTGGAAGAGCTCTCTG AAAAGGGTTACACATGTTCCTTTGAAGTTAAAACCAAGCCACATGATGATGATTTGAGTAGGATTGTGAATTTGCTGACTGTAGCTGAACTACGTGAAATTATGTGCACACTTAAGAAG AATTGCAGTTTTGGCACGAGAAAGCAGGATCTTATTGCGTCTCTACTTTCTATATACAAAGATGGATTCTG CTCTCGACTACCTGGTATGATTTTGGATAAAACATGTGGTTGTATTTCCATATCTTCAAAAGCTGAAGCCCTTTTCTGGCGTGCTGAG AGGCTTTTCTTTCTAAATGGAGAGCAGGATCTGTCAGCATTTTTGTTAGTTGATTTGGGCATAGTCAAGTACCCAACTTACAATTGCATAATTACAGAACAGATTTTCTTGGGTTGTGATGACCTGCTTGCTTATGAAGAG GCCATTGAAGTGGCTCAAATGATTGATGAATCCCTTGATGAAAACAACAATGAATTGGTGTTGAGATGCATAAAGATAGCTCAGTCCCATATATCCAGCACACCTATGAAAATAACTGAATCGTCAATCTCCAAATCAGtggtttcatttcatttttctttttctgcatCGTGGGTCTACTCAAAAGTCATTTTGTTAGGAATTTCCTTTTTCGAGCGTGAACGTAG GTATAATGATGCAATATATTTATTGAAGCAGCTGCTAGAGTGTTTCACTTGTAATGGTAGAAGAGGATATTGGATGCTGAGGTTGTCAGTTGACTTGGAGCATATAGGCTGTCATGATGAGAGCCTTTCTGTTGCTGAAAATGGATTACTGGACCCCTGGGTACGTGCTGGTTCAAGAATGGCATTGCAGAGGCGGGTCCTTCGATTAGGTAAACCACCAAGGCGCTGGAAAATTCCTGATTTTGCAAAGTCTGTCAAGAGGAAGATTAATGAG GTTCATGTTCTCGGGAGACCTTTGAATTCAGAGACAGGTACAAAGAGCAGATTCTATGGAGAAGATGGGGAACAATGTGGGGTGGAGGAGCTTGCACTACAGTATTATGCTGGGGAAGGAGGTGGATGGAAGGGTGTGCATACAGAGTCTGGCATTTGGCTGACTATTTTTGGGCTTCTTATGTGGGATGTAATGTTTTGTGATGTGCCAAACGTCTTCCGTACCAGGTTTcag ACTGCTCCTTTGGACTTGGAGACTGATAGCTTTTATCTGGTCCGAAAGGACCAAATAGAATCTCACCTTAAGAAAATTCATGATGGAATGGCTGAGGAGATTCTCATCACATCATGGCAATCACATCAGGGAACAGCTTGTAGAGGAGTAAACTGGGACAGGGTTACCCTCTCTGACCTCCGAGCTGCTGTTGGATGCATTGGTGGACCATGTTTGGCCTTATTCTGCCGACATCTTGCACAAGATTACCGGAGCTGGTCAAGTGGAATGCCAGATTTGTTGCTATGGCGATTCCATGATGAATACCGAGCTGAAGCCAAGCTTGTTGAAGTTAAAGGCCCCAGGGATCGACTTTCCGAACAGCAAAGAGCATGGCTACTGCTTCTAATGGATTGTGGGTTCAATACAGAGGTATGTAAAGTGAGCCCTGAACCAACACCTTGA